Proteins encoded within one genomic window of Arachis ipaensis cultivar K30076 chromosome B08, Araip1.1, whole genome shotgun sequence:
- the LOC107611247 gene encoding uncharacterized protein LOC107611247, translated as MQETRENLKNEEVSIRNLEVQVGQTAKQLAENPTNFFPSDTIPNSREEYKAISLKSRKVINKELPKENEKITKDPLEEKKEEKLEETPAPTELKKEKMKLYEPRISYPQRLQNYDQKNNLFKFLDVFKKLQVNIPFPEALEQMPLYVKFMKELLPKRKSLKEDEKVILTKECSAIIQKKLPQTLKDPDSF; from the coding sequence ATGCAAGAAACaagagaaaatttaaaaaatgaagaAGTTTCCATCAGAAACCTAGAGGTACAAGTAGGGCAAACTGCTAAGCAATTGGCAGAAAATCCTACCAATTTCTTTCCTAGTGACACCATACCAAACTCTAGGGAAGAATACAAGGCCATCTCTCTAAAGAGTAGAAAAGTGAttaacaaggagcttcccaagGAGAATGAGAAGATAACCAAAGATCCTCTAGAAGAGAAAAAGGAGGAAAAACTAGAGGAAACTCCTGCACCAACAGAGCTGAAGAAGGAAAAAATGAAACTCTATGAACCAAGAATTTCATATCCTCAAAGGTTACAGAACTATGATCAAAAGAATAACCTTTTCAAGTTCTTGGATGTGTTCAAAAAGTTACAAGTCAACATTCCTTTCCCTGAAGCCCTtgaacaaatgcctctctatgtcaaattcatgaaggagttgttgccCAAGAGAAAATCCCTTAAGGAAGATGAAAAGGTAATCCTCACCAAAGAGTGTAGCGCCATCATTCAAAAGAAACTACCACAGACGTTGAAAGATCCTGATAGTTTTTAA